The Streptomyces europaeiscabiei genome window below encodes:
- a CDS encoding class I SAM-dependent methyltransferase: MRTGRGPLFLRRRDGWLLPLEVERWCARADAVDLQVLGRCEGAVLDVGCGPGRLVAELATSGRPVLGIDVSQAAVAHTLRLGGQALTRSVFDPLPGEGRWDTALLLDGNVGIGGAPSALLRRLAELLRPGGLLIAETVPVDVDEHVEVRLVSGAEADDGAEVAFPWARLGTPALLRHAGPLGWRDADQWTTGGRSFVSLRSRTTSRSAEPPNNKAVISSHRARKPLADSAVADS; this comes from the coding sequence CTGCGCACCGGCCGGGGACCGCTCTTCCTGCGCCGTCGTGACGGCTGGTTGCTGCCCCTGGAGGTGGAGCGATGGTGCGCCCGCGCCGACGCGGTGGACCTTCAGGTCCTGGGGCGTTGCGAGGGAGCCGTCCTCGACGTGGGGTGCGGACCGGGACGGCTGGTCGCCGAACTCGCCACCTCGGGCCGGCCCGTGCTCGGTATCGACGTCAGCCAGGCCGCCGTCGCCCACACCCTCCGGCTCGGCGGTCAAGCCCTCACCCGCTCGGTGTTCGACCCACTGCCCGGTGAGGGCCGGTGGGACACAGCCCTGCTCCTCGACGGCAACGTCGGCATCGGCGGCGCCCCGTCCGCGCTCCTGCGTCGGCTGGCGGAACTGCTGCGCCCTGGAGGCCTGTTGATCGCCGAGACGGTCCCCGTGGATGTGGACGAGCATGTCGAGGTCCGCCTCGTGAGCGGGGCCGAGGCCGACGACGGAGCCGAGGTCGCGTTCCCCTGGGCCCGGCTCGGTACCCCGGCCCTGCTGCGCCACGCCGGCCCGCTCGGCTGGCGCGACGCCGATCAGTGGACGACGGGCGGCCGGTCCTTCGTCTCCCTGCGCAGCCGCACCACCAGCAGGAGTGCCGAACCGCCGAACAACAAAGCCGTGATCAGCAGCCACCGGGCGAGGAAGCCACTCGCCGACAGCGCGGTGGCGGACTCGTAG